A window of the Salvelinus fontinalis isolate EN_2023a chromosome 26, ASM2944872v1, whole genome shotgun sequence genome harbors these coding sequences:
- the LOC129824444 gene encoding microfibril-associated glycoprotein 4-like, producing the protein MTVVSQNQPQDCSEVYDNSFTHSGVFTIYPAGPTSVVYAYCDMDTDGVKWTFFQRQIDGSVNFYRDLDHYKNGFEHAAGDHWLG; encoded by the exons ATGACTGTGGTCTCTCAGAACCAGCCGCAGGACTGCTCAGAGGTATATGACAATAGCTTCACCCACAGTGGAGTGTTTACCATCTACCCTGCTGGCCCCACGTCTGTTGTCTATGCCTACTGTGACATGGACACTGATGGAGTGAAATGGACT TTCTTCCAGAGACAAATCGATGGGTCTGTGAACTTCTACAGAGACTTGGACCACTACAAGAATGGCTTTGAGCATGCTGCAGGAGACCACTGGCTGGG GTGA